Proteins encoded in a region of the Haloarcula sp. CBA1129 genome:
- the deoC gene encoding deoxyribose-phosphate aldolase: protein MDDVPDRIEHTVLGPTTTPADIRTCLDEALQYGMRACIPPWALPLATEYANVPLTAVIDFPHGQGQTDSVCQAAKLAWDAGADELDMVCNIGLLKAEEDDAVRDHITEVVASVPVPVKVIVEAPLLTDAELERVGQLVADADAAYLKTATGFSEGGATVHDVEILSKYLPVKASGGVGSWADAEAMFEAGAERIGASSGDTIVQEWQAATGRAEGDAAPEPKRDRDDAGTTDGY, encoded by the coding sequence ATGGACGACGTCCCAGACCGGATCGAGCATACGGTCCTCGGACCGACGACGACACCGGCCGACATACGAACCTGCCTCGACGAAGCACTGCAGTACGGGATGCGAGCGTGTATCCCGCCGTGGGCGCTTCCGTTGGCGACTGAATACGCGAACGTCCCGCTCACGGCCGTCATCGACTTCCCGCACGGCCAAGGTCAGACAGATAGTGTCTGTCAGGCGGCCAAGCTAGCTTGGGACGCCGGGGCCGACGAGCTGGATATGGTGTGTAACATAGGATTGCTCAAAGCCGAGGAGGACGACGCCGTTCGGGACCACATCACCGAGGTCGTCGCGAGCGTCCCGGTTCCCGTGAAGGTCATCGTCGAAGCGCCGTTGCTGACCGACGCTGAACTCGAACGGGTCGGACAGCTCGTCGCCGACGCCGACGCGGCGTATCTCAAGACCGCGACAGGGTTCAGCGAGGGCGGCGCGACGGTTCACGACGTGGAAATCCTCAGCAAATACCTCCCGGTGAAAGCCAGCGGCGGCGTCGGGTCGTGGGCCGACGCCGAGGCGATGTTCGAGGCCGGAGCCGAACGAATCGGGGCCTCCAGCGGCGACACCATCGTTCAGGAATGGCAGGCCGCGACGGGCAGGGCGGAGGGTGACGCCGCACCCGAACCGAAGAGAGACCGGGACGACGCGGGTACGACCGACGGCTACTGA